TATTCAAGATTACTTGTTCTTTTTTCGTAGTAAGATGTTCCTTTAAGATTGGTTTTAACTGAATTCCACCGGCAATATAGCCTTTGAATGTTTCTTCCGGCACGTTAATTGTAAAATTGACCATTGTACGACTATTTGGTGCCAACGTGACTTCCTTAGGAGCAAGAACTAATTTAGCTAAATCATGTTTTAAGGAGTCATCTACTTTAATATCATTTGGGCCAAATGTCACTACGCCATTTCCGTTAGTTTTAGCACTACTTATTACAATTTCTACTTTCATAGGTTGATCTGATGTATTTGAAAGTTTCATTTGAATTGTTTGCTTTTCCCCTTGCTGTACGAGAAGATCATAGTATCCCACTTTTTCATCTTTCTGGTTTTCTGGGAACACTACTTCATAGGAAAAATCATCAATCCCGCTTGTCTTCTTTGCTTCAGAGAAGCTAACAATTGGTTTAAATAGTAGAAATAGCATACCCATGAAGAGAATATAGCTTATCTTTGTTTTCATTTTATATACCCTTTCGTTTCATGGTAGATCTTCTTTTTTCTTTACTTTTCATCTGTTACTCTTTACAATAGTTTTTATATGGAATATGTTTGAACGAACAACTTATAACAATAACTCTCAGCACAATCTGTACCGACTGCTATTTTTTTATTTTTTTATTGTTTAATTAAGGAGCTACTAGATCATCTAAAGTCCAAGTAACTGAACCACTAAATGATTTACCTGCAGCCTTTGCGCCTTTTGTATCTGTAACCACTAACTTAACATTTGTTACTTTAGTTGCTACCCCACCTTTAACTTTGTTAGCTGCCGTTTTAGCAATTACTTCTTTTCCAGTTGTGCTTCCAGCTTCTAAAGTCATGTCTGTTGATGTACCATCACCTAATTGGATTGCTGCATTAGGATCTAAAGTACCTAAAACTGTTTTATCATCTGCTGGGTTTTTTGGTGTGAAATCATTCGTTGAAGGATCAACCTGTCCAATGTCATAAGATTGCGCAGCATCTAATGTATACGTTAATTTAGCGCCTTCTAATCCTTTAGTATCAGTTGCATCTGATACTAATTTAGACATTTTAGCAGTTAACTTCCAAGCTCCTGTTGTCTCTGTTGGTCTGTCATCATTGACTACTAGGTATTGGTCTCCTGTTATAGTATTGTTAAATGTCGCAATACCTGCTACAGCTTTTTGTTGACCAAATTCGAAACTATTTGGTTTCCAAATAAGAGATAGATTGTCTTTATACGGTTTGTTTTCACCTGGAATTGTTGGATCATCTGATTTAAACTGTACCCCAACGTCTGTCTTGTCATCAAATGTTTTTGCGTCAGCTGAAGTTGCGAACATTGTCACCGCTGCTGCTGATAATAGTGAAATCATTACTAATTGTTTTTTCATTTTTTCCATCCTTTTTAATGCGCAAGTACAGATTGGCGACAGTTACTGTTATAAGTTGTTCCTTATTATTATTGTAAAAGTTCTATTTGTTCCTTTAAGAGTGTAAACAGGTAAACTATTAGTCCTAAACTGCTCAGCGTAATCAATAGCAAGCTAAAATTCACAAGCAATGGACCTTTCCGCTTTTTTAAGTTTCTTATTAAAAAAGCATCTCTTGATAACATCATTAAGAAGAATATTAAGGATATTACTGCAATTCCCCCCAAAATGAATAACCATAAATAATTAATCATCTAACATAATCGCTCCCATACGTTTTTTGACATAACGGTTCTTAAACTAATCATCCCTACAAGAAAAATCAAAACTGATGCCCCCGACAGTAGCCATATTATCGACGCAATCAATTCACCTGTTGAAGGGAGTTTGCCAACTTTTTTCAAAGATTCAAGATTTTCTTTGGAAGGTGGTTGTAAAACACTTGCTTGTTCGCTTTGGAAAGTGATTTCTACGTTTGTTTTTCCCTTGTGACTAGCAGCTTCTGCCGGTTCGCCAAAAGATAAACTGCTTAAGCAAATTAGGAAAAATAGAACGATGATATTTTTTTTCATCTTATCTCACTTCTTTCTTTTTTCTTTTCTTCCTTTTTTTTCTTTTCCTAGATTTCCATTGACTTTCCATTTTTTTTCGCCTTTTTAAAAGGACAAATATCATAACTCCCGTCATAATAAGTAATACAATTGTTACGGCCTTTATCCAGATTGGCGTAATGATTTTAAATCCACTATCTTCATTCATTTGTTTTGCTTGTGCCCCTGTGATTGTAAACTCTTTTTCAAACTTCCAATCATTGTATCCATTACTCACAGTCATATTCAGTAGATAAGTCCCACCTTTAATTGCTGAGGTTCCCCAGTCCATTTCAAATTCAAAGCGACTATTCGGAGCCATATTGTACTGTTTAGCTGTTGTTTTTTTTACAACCTTTTTGCTATCTTTTTCTCTAACCTCTGCTTGAATATCGATATTAGATAAAATTTTAGGTTCAGGATTTTGTAATGTTGCTAAAACCATCTTTTTACCACGTTTAAGAGTAGATTTTGCATCCAAAAGATTCAATGTCTTGGAGTCTTTATAATCATCCCCATTTTCTGAGGTAATTAGCCCAATTCGATAAGCAAACTTGTTGGTTACAGGTTGGTCTTTCTCAGTACCATCTAATTCAAAAACTAAGGCTCCAATCTTCACGCCAGAATAACTTTCCTTTGGAGAAGTTAGTTGAATGGTTAGTTCTTTTTCCTCGTAGTCTTCCACAGTAAGACTAGGTGTATCAACTTTCACTATAGAACTTATAGGATCTTTTAATGTTTCATCTAACAATTTAGAGTCTTCGGTATATTCGATCGTACCTTGATCGCCAGTAAACGCATTCGTTGGATAGATATTAATTTTTACTGGTTCTTTTCGCGTGCTTTTCACATTTACTTTTAACTGCTGTATTTCTCCTGGTGTCGTTTGTATATAGAAATAGCTTTGTTCTGGATCGATTTGTTTACTACTAGGAACGGCTGAAACCGTATAACCAAGATTTTCTTCCTCTTTTGCCAATGTTATGTTGGGAAATAAAAAGAGTAATAGTCCCGCCCATAAAATGACATATAAATAGTTATTTTTTTTCATTTAACTTCCAATGGCTCCTTATCTCTAGCGATTTAGAAATATTATTTTTTTATTGCTTCAATATAAATGTCGATATAGTAGTTATTTTCTTCTTGATAAAGCTCTTCTCCTAAAACCAAGTGTGGATTTTCTTGTAGTTTTTCTATTCTGATACCCGCTTCTCTCTGAGCAATTTCCTTTGTTTCAAAGGGACCCGTTGTTTCAAGAATATCTCCTTCTTCATAATCTTTTGTGGATACTTTCTGATTCGCTTCATTTCCAATTATTACCAAAGCAT
This sequence is a window from Enterococcus sp. 7F3_DIV0205. Protein-coding genes within it:
- a CDS encoding DUF916 and DUF3324 domain-containing protein yields the protein MKTKISYILFMGMLFLLFKPIVSFSEAKKTSGIDDFSYEVVFPENQKDEKVGYYDLLVQQGEKQTIQMKLSNTSDQPMKVEIVISSAKTNGNGVVTFGPNDIKVDDSLKHDLAKLVLAPKEVTLAPNSRTMVNFTINVPEETFKGYIAGGIQLKPILKEHLTTKKEQVILNKFAFVVGVLLSESETQFLKPDLQLKDVSLKLKNARYTLFANISNTKSVFAENLTAMIKIRKKGEKKSFLEIEKKQLRMAPNSMMELPVFLEDQKVTAGEYTADIEINAENGDSWKWANNFNFSKIEAERINKQKSLEHTSSNKYWWIVCILFILLTVIVLYFLKKTHKNKK
- a CDS encoding DUF916 and DUF3324 domain-containing protein, translated to MKKNNYLYVILWAGLLLFLFPNITLAKEEENLGYTVSAVPSSKQIDPEQSYFYIQTTPGEIQQLKVNVKSTRKEPVKINIYPTNAFTGDQGTIEYTEDSKLLDETLKDPISSIVKVDTPSLTVEDYEEKELTIQLTSPKESYSGVKIGALVFELDGTEKDQPVTNKFAYRIGLITSENGDDYKDSKTLNLLDAKSTLKRGKKMVLATLQNPEPKILSNIDIQAEVREKDSKKVVKKTTAKQYNMAPNSRFEFEMDWGTSAIKGGTYLLNMTVSNGYNDWKFEKEFTITGAQAKQMNEDSGFKIITPIWIKAVTIVLLIMTGVMIFVLLKRRKKMESQWKSRKRKKRKKRKKKEVR